The following proteins are co-located in the Calliphora vicina chromosome 2, idCalVici1.1, whole genome shotgun sequence genome:
- the LOC135950410 gene encoding uncharacterized protein LOC135950410, with product MKRCKNSPSCVNCNLPPHSPNDCTRVFCANCAEDHPASSNQCKKFIQQKEILKIKTTQKCSLRDAITIHKEKSNTLVSSTSYSAVTANNTISTSTNSKTTTNILSHNSNIQIIEKPTENLSTLRSTHIKNLTTEFNKTIDKIKQNSTINEQKSTINKVQTNDKQSDPTTNKPLFSCNLATNKNIYLSPLKSIDLSESSSNSVTPVEQIQFMTTDDDASSD from the coding sequence ATGAAACGGTGTAAAAACTCTCCATCGTGTGTTAACTGCAACCTTCCCCCCCATTCCCCAAACGATTGTACTCGTGTATTTTGTGCAAATTGTGCAGAAGACCACCCCGCATCATCAAACCAATGTAAAAAGTTCATCCAACAAAAAGAGAttctcaaaataaaaacaacacaaaaatgttCATTGCGTGATGCTATTACAATTCacaaagaaaaatcaaataCCTTAGTTTCATCCACCTCCTACTCCGCAGTTACCGCCAATAACACCATTTCTACCTCTACCAattcaaaaacaacaactaacatTTTATCCCATAACTctaatatacaaataattgaaaaaccaACAGAAAACCTCTCCACTTTACGCTCAACGCATATAAAAAATCTCACTACtgagtttaataaaacaatcgataaaataaaacaaaattccacaataaacgaacaaaaatcaacaataaacaaAGTGCAAACAAATGACAAACAATCCGatccaacaacaaacaaaccacTATTCTCTTGTAATTTAGCTACcaacaaaaacatatatttatctCCACTAAAATCAATTGATCTCTCAGAGAGCAGTTCTAACTCAGTAACTCCCGTAGAACAAATACAATTTATGACAACTGACGATGATGCATCGTCAGATTAA